The Lacipirellula parvula genome window below encodes:
- a CDS encoding DUF4142 domain-containing protein — translation MKVTINTVLGCLLCLAGASRVAGAAEEAGHEGLTHEIAACMLLGNQEEIALAQFAEQHAEHADVKEFAKALVAAHTNAVASIKKAAPEVADLQLTAGKGVTSDLKSQHHQALAMLQQVKSECLALTEKELGEYKGNEFDQAFIGQQVGAHIGMLAQLRGSKNFASPELQKVISEGEKTTEAHMAAAKKIMSQLKTNASTTARVGQRPAAGTR, via the coding sequence ATGAAAGTCACCATTAACACAGTGTTAGGATGCTTGCTGTGCCTTGCCGGTGCATCCAGGGTAGCCGGAGCTGCGGAAGAGGCAGGCCACGAAGGACTGACCCACGAAATTGCCGCTTGCATGTTGCTCGGCAATCAGGAAGAAATTGCCCTTGCACAGTTTGCGGAACAGCATGCGGAGCATGCTGATGTGAAGGAATTCGCCAAGGCATTGGTCGCTGCCCACACGAATGCCGTCGCAAGCATTAAGAAGGCAGCCCCAGAAGTCGCCGATCTTCAGCTGACGGCCGGTAAAGGCGTCACTTCGGATTTAAAATCGCAACACCATCAGGCGCTCGCGATGTTGCAGCAGGTCAAGAGTGAATGCCTGGCGCTCACCGAGAAGGAACTCGGCGAGTACAAGGGGAATGAATTCGACCAGGCCTTTATCGGCCAACAGGTCGGCGCTCATATTGGAATGCTCGCTCAGCTGCGGGGGAGCAAGAATTTTGCCTCTCCGGAACTCCAAAAGGTGATTTCCGAAGGCGAGAAGACGACGGAGGCCCACATGGCCGCAGCAAAGAAGATTATGAGTCAGCTCAAGACGAACGCATCAACCACGGCTCGCGTGGGACAGCGTCCGGCAGCGGGG
- a CDS encoding ferritin-like domain-containing protein: protein MIRQLLEMGEDSPLTRTDLIALLNEDLAGEYQAIISYVVYSQTLKGAAYMAIAAELEKHAAEELAHALTIAAQIDYLGGSPETMPNLVKTSAKADEMLRFDLENENETIVRYRQRVVQCEALGEYAVAELIREILVQEQDHQVALATALGEPVPDLTHRSLPQQGRAIGTTVIN, encoded by the coding sequence ATGATCAGGCAACTGTTGGAAATGGGTGAGGACTCTCCCCTGACGCGAACGGACTTAATCGCGCTTCTGAACGAAGATCTAGCCGGCGAGTATCAGGCGATTATTTCGTACGTCGTCTATTCACAGACGCTTAAAGGTGCTGCCTACATGGCCATTGCTGCAGAACTGGAAAAACACGCTGCTGAAGAGCTTGCGCACGCACTGACGATCGCAGCCCAGATCGATTATCTGGGCGGAAGTCCTGAAACGATGCCTAACCTCGTGAAGACGTCCGCTAAGGCCGACGAGATGCTGCGATTCGACTTAGAAAATGAGAACGAAACGATCGTTCGCTATCGGCAGCGCGTCGTTCAATGCGAGGCCCTGGGAGAGTACGCCGTCGCTGAACTGATTCGCGAGATTCTGGTGCAGGAGCAAGATCATCAAGTGGCGTTGGCGACTGCACTGGGGGAGCCCGTCCCCGATCTGACCCATCGCAGCTTACCGCAGCAAGGACGAGCAATTGGCACGACCGTTATCAATTAA
- a CDS encoding response regulator — MYCSLLVVEDEPDLLIAMTQLLQRRGYRVAGASTTQLALAALSRQEFQVVLLDLSLAGMDGIELMRRMKRIRPNLQVIILSGYDYPLWKAKEEGAFAVITKPCVLSLLETTIAHARERVVDEYRVIDASASVNA, encoded by the coding sequence ATGTACTGTTCACTATTGGTCGTGGAAGACGAGCCCGATCTGTTGATCGCAATGACGCAGCTCCTTCAGCGACGGGGCTATCGAGTCGCGGGGGCATCGACTACGCAACTGGCCTTAGCGGCATTGAGTCGGCAAGAGTTCCAGGTCGTCCTACTTGATCTCAGTCTCGCGGGGATGGATGGGATTGAACTGATGAGACGGATGAAGCGAATTCGGCCTAATCTGCAAGTGATTATTCTCTCGGGTTACGACTACCCTCTGTGGAAAGCCAAAGAAGAAGGCGCTTTCGCCGTCATTACCAAACCGTGTGTACTGTCGTTGTTGGAGACGACTATTGCACATGCTCGCGAACGAGTCGTTGACGAATACCGAGTTATTGATGCGTCTGCTTCCGTTAACGCGTAA
- a CDS encoding DUF2294 domain-containing protein, with the protein MPSSAPSAVEQIAQLAKAMQQQRTGHAPRAVTVVLGDDTLVVTLLDALSPAERALVRSPEGMAQVQEYHRRLFSGSNDEMRREIARITGRQVRESAAEIETSTGTVVHAFTSGAMVQVYLLASQTTADTEHGSESQQPLGRAADEDHELRPDAELQA; encoded by the coding sequence GTGCCATCTTCCGCGCCGTCGGCTGTTGAGCAAATCGCTCAACTGGCCAAAGCTATGCAGCAGCAGCGTACCGGCCACGCCCCCAGGGCGGTCACGGTCGTACTCGGCGACGATACGCTCGTGGTCACGTTACTTGATGCACTCTCGCCAGCCGAACGGGCGCTCGTTCGAAGCCCGGAGGGAATGGCGCAGGTGCAAGAGTATCACCGTCGACTTTTTAGCGGTTCCAATGATGAGATGCGACGCGAGATTGCTCGCATCACTGGACGACAAGTTCGAGAGTCGGCCGCAGAGATCGAAACGTCGACCGGTACCGTTGTTCACGCATTCACATCGGGCGCCATGGTGCAAGTCTACCTGCTGGCCTCGCAGACGACCGCGGATACGGAGCATGGCAGCGAATCGCAACAGCCTCTCGGTCGCGCTGCAGATGAAGACCACGAGTTGCGCCCTGATGCTGAACTTCAGGCATGA
- a CDS encoding DUF2294 domain-containing protein produces the protein MKSVGEIEAGICEGVSRFELEYMGRGPKDIRAHLLGDMVVVRLQGVLTGAEQHLVASLPADKGRDLLKQVRTHLIETARPLMEAMIEAVTEVKVVSLHHDISTTTAEEILVFTLAAIPQCREAKKR, from the coding sequence ATGAAGTCGGTCGGCGAGATCGAAGCAGGAATCTGTGAAGGAGTTTCTCGATTCGAGTTGGAGTACATGGGCCGCGGTCCGAAGGACATTCGCGCTCATCTGCTGGGCGATATGGTTGTTGTTAGACTCCAAGGAGTGCTCACGGGCGCGGAACAGCATTTAGTTGCGTCCCTTCCGGCCGACAAAGGGCGGGATCTTCTCAAGCAAGTTCGCACCCATTTGATCGAGACGGCGCGGCCGCTAATGGAGGCGATGATTGAAGCGGTCACCGAAGTCAAAGTGGTATCTCTCCACCACGATATCAGCACGACAACGGCGGAAGAGATCCTTGTGTTCACCTTGGCGGCCATCCCCCAGTGTCGTGAGGCGAAAAAGCGATAG
- a CDS encoding TraR/DksA family transcriptional regulator — protein MEKKVQAGFEVQLIALRQRLTREIDSSERALREDVFKPGRITNLPTHPADEDVEGLDSEIAISQNESRLLEQVEGAIERIRAGAFGICQKCGHEIDAERLQAVPYTAYCIECARGEREQIEKPVRDEPRRFL, from the coding sequence ATGGAGAAGAAAGTACAGGCCGGCTTTGAAGTGCAGTTGATCGCATTACGTCAGCGTTTGACTCGCGAAATCGATTCGTCTGAAAGGGCCCTGCGCGAGGACGTGTTCAAACCTGGCCGAATTACGAATCTGCCGACGCATCCGGCGGATGAAGATGTGGAGGGCCTCGACAGCGAGATTGCGATCTCGCAGAACGAATCGCGGCTGCTTGAGCAGGTGGAAGGAGCGATTGAGCGGATCAGGGCGGGAGCGTTTGGCATTTGTCAAAAGTGTGGGCACGAGATTGACGCAGAACGCCTGCAGGCGGTGCCTTATACGGCTTACTGCATCGAGTGCGCTCGTGGCGAACGCGAGCAGATTGAAAAGCCGGTGCGCGACGAACCACGGCGTTTCCTGTGA